Part of the Phragmites australis chromosome 23, lpPhrAust1.1, whole genome shotgun sequence genome is shown below.
CGACATCACCTAGATGGCTGgaacacacttttttttttctcaccaaAGACCATACCATAAAACAAAATCTACTGATactccaaagtccaaaccgataaaaaagaaagaaactgaaAACCTCTAATAAAAAGAGCAACAATGCACGAAAGAGAGACCAAAGAAAGGCTGCTGCAACCTTGCAGCCTCCTCCGTCTTCCCCTGTCCATCCACCTTCCTTCCCCACTCTGAACCTTCTCAATCTCCTCCCCCACGTGGAGTATAATACATATACGTAGACGCACACGCGCAAGCACATGAACCACCTCGGCGACTTCCTCCCCTTCCTCTAGTTCTGCACTGCTCCGCTCCGGCCACTAGCGCAaccgccacctcgccgccggccgGGCTGGCCGCCCGCGCCTCGGGTACCCTTCACGTAATGCTTCAGCCTTGCGGTGTGCGGTGTGTTGCCTACTTGCttatattctttttaggggggagACGTTTGCTTGTTCAGcgttcgccgccggcggcggccggcgaccgGCGAGTTTGTGACCAGGAATGGACCTATAATGGGAAAGTTTTGGCTTTTCTGGGAGTTTTGGGGCGAGTTTGATGGTGGAGCGTGTTCTTGGCTGTAAATGAAGCGATTTTGCCGGTCTTGGCGTGTCGGTTTGGCTcggcttgttttttttttgtctgcctaatttttgttggtttttgGATACAGCCGGCAAGCTTGGCTTCTTGGTAGAGACAGGTTGTGTGTACCTGTCATGGTTGGATTTCTTTTGGCAAAATTTGTGTTTTTCCCTGGGTCGCTGTAATGCCAAACATCTACTAGTTGTTTGGGCGATTAAAGGCGGAGCCTTTGGGCTTTGGCATCAGGCTGGGATTCTGATGCAACTTTTCGGTTCCTTCTGCTGCTAAGGAGGCCCCTTTGATCGGGTTAGTACTTCGCTGCAGAGAAAATGCCATGTTTTCCAGTAATTTGTTGTTTGTATTCTCTTCTTCAGTAAGGATCCTTTTTGCTGTCATGCGTGGAATTAGTGCGGACGTGAATCCAAGTCTTTCGGATTCGTGCTGTGCCTATTCATTTTTTCTTcgttttgattttcttttttataaaaacTTCTTTGAAATCTTCTTGGCTGAGATGAAGACTAAGATCCAGGTCTTGTGGTAGTTTGGGTCCGATTATTTTAATCTCCAGTGTGGGTTTCTGTGCTCTTTGCCTCTTAAAAGTTTAAACAGTTTTTGTTAGTGGCCATTAAGTCAACTTGTTGAGCTGAAGAGTTCAAGGAGCAATTAAAACTTTGCAGAATCTTTATATTTAGTATTCATTGTTTTATCTGGAGTACTAGTTGTTTCTGAAAACTTTCAAAGTATTTTCATTCTTATactttttagtttattttttagattCTTTTTTGCAGCTGTATTCTGTGCAGAAGAACTGCTCATGTTATGAGCATAGATGCATGATTTCTATTGTCAGAAAATGGATTTCTGTGCAGGCTGTCATAAGGAGTGGAACCCTCGTTGGTGATTAGTAGGCCACCAATAATATCATCTCTCCTGGGCTTATTTGCCCAATTTATCATCAGTTATTTCGAGTTCCATGTAGTCCTCATATGATTTATAGCTTCTAGCGTCACATAAACAGAtctacattttcttccaatgTTATGTTTCTTTTTGTTATACATCTTTTTTTTGTCATATCACTGCGTGCAGTATTTTGCTGGATTTCCCCTTGGTTTCAAGTTCTGTATTTAGTACTCTTTTCATCTTCAGTATTAGTCATACTTTAATAGGTGCTATTATTAGAATACAAGAAGCATTAATCGATGTCTTTTGGTTTCTTAGTTCATTTATGAAAGCATTCTAGTTAGGCTCAGCTAATCTCTTTGGCATTTCTGTTTTGCAGCTTATTGAAATCTACATTCTGGTCAAATGCTGTGAAGAAGAAATCGTCTTGTGCTGAATAAATTCAGCTTACAACAACTATGGGTGCCTGCGTATCTTCAAGCAAAAAGCGGAGATCGCAAAGATTGTGCTGTATATATAGGCGTTACCGCGGAAAGGTTTTAAGCAATGCGCCTATAGTACGCGCCAGCGATGTGGAGAACTTCACTGCTTCTGGAGAAGTTGTCCATGTAGGAACTTCTGCAGCCACTCGGCGGAGATCCGATGGCTCGAACGTTACATTCCACCTCACACAATTGCAGTGGCATCACAGTGAGCTGGACACAGAGAATGGAAATGgtaattggatttttttttttttgttacttgCATATGTTCTAAGAAATGCAAAGTCTTAGATTCAGAGAGCTGGGTTAAATCTTAAGTATTTTTCCTAATTGGTCCAGTTGTGTGTCAAGAAGAAGCATGGTTCGATTCTGTCAGTATTTTGGGGTCTGACTCTGATGAAGACTTCAGTAGCGTCAATGGAGGTTTGTATGCTTTTCAGCCATTTTGATTGTTACTAAAAGTGCTGACTTGACGCCCTATATTCAgacattcttttttctttgaaagGGCCATATATATTCAGGcttgatttttttcttgcaGACCTCCCTGCTATGTCAAATTCAGCAGGCACACAATTAATGCAGTGTGAAGATGCTTCATCCATCGCTGATGCCATCCAGAAGCTTGAGTGGATTTTTGACGGTTCTAGTGTTGCTCAAGCTGTTGGACAGTACCTGAAAAGAGATTCAAACAAAATGGATAGATCAAGGCAAGCTGATGTTCAAGATGGAGATAGGCCTAAAATTGCAAGCCCGGAAGCATGTGATGTCTCTAGTGGAAAGGTTGAGGACGGGAAGACAAGAAATGAGGGTATAAAAATTCTTACAAAACTTAGAAAAGGCGAGGATCCATGTAGTACCTTGAAATCTTTCAAAGATGGAGAAAAAGCTCATGAAAGCATCTTCAAAAGTTTGACACCAGTGTGCACGCCTCGTCACGCTAACAAAGTCCAGCCGTTGGCAGTAGCAAGTCCGCGGGGCCAAAAGAAGAAATCAGCAGTTGTAAGGCTTTCTTTCAAGAGGCAATCTTTTGAAGGAGAGCAAACTACTGAAATATGTAGGTTTTGCTCAGATATGTGCACCATTTGTTTTGCAGTGAAGTGAGGTAGCTAGGATTAAGAAACATGATTGAGGTTAACTTTCTACTTGCAGGTTCCTCTAGGAGGTACTTGATCCGTCCAAGAGCTGGATTATTGGTTCCTCAAGCCAATGAGAAAAGTTCAGAAGGTTGTTGGTCTGTGCTTGAGCCTTCCACCTTCAAACTGCGCGGGGAAAGCTTTTTTAAGTAAGAATTGCTGCACAAATGCGTTTAATATCTTGTGAATTTGATTTTTGTAACTTGGAGTTACTTGCAGGGACAAAAAGAAGTCTCCAGCTCCAGGTAGTTCTCCATACACTCCAATTGGTGTCGACATATTCATGTCCCCAAGGAAAATACACCACATTGCTCAGCATATTGAACTTCCATCTGTAAAGTCAAATGAGAAAATTCCTTCCCTACTTATCGTAAACATTCAGGTATGATCACCAGAATTCCTGCCTTGAGATTTAACATGTTAATTATTCCAATGATTACAAATATTTGTTCCATACAGATGCCTACATATCCTGCTGCTATGTTCCTTGGTGATAGTGACGGGGAAGGGATCAATCTAGTGCTTTATTTCAAACTGAATGATAACTTCGAGAAAGAGATTTCTCCTCAGTTTCATGACAGCATCAAGGTAAATTTCTCGATTGTTGGATGCTGTCTCTTTCCACAGATAGCTGATGCCTACGAATCCGTAGCTGGACTGTACTGAATTTCTGTCTCTTGGTTCATTTTCAGAGACTTGTAAATGATGAGATAGAAAAGGTGAAGGGTTTCCCATTAGACTCAACAGTCCCTTACAGAGAAAGATTGAAAATATTGGCAGGGTTGGTTAACCCAGATGACATGAATCTGAGTTCTGCGGAGAGGAAGCTTGTGCAGGCTTACAATGAAAAGCCAGTCCTTTCAAGGCCTCAACACAGCTTTTATGTGGTATGTTGCTTCTCTTGATATGGTTctgtttttcctttctttcataCCAACTCTTAAAAGACATGTGGGTCGATGCAGGGATCAAATTACTTGGAGATAGACCTTGATGTGCACCGATTTAGCTTCATCTCAAGGAAAGGGCTCGAAGCGTTCCGAGAACGATTGAAGCATGGTGTAATTGATCTCGGTCTAACCATACAGGTAGAATGACGATCCATTCTGCTCTCTTTATTCATTATATGCAACTCAATACCACAAAAAATGTTATCTGCCAATTCGATGTCCTCGGGAAAGTTCTTAAGAATATCTGGGCATGAAACTGACCTAAAGACTAGAGTTGCTTGTCTTAGGATTATATCTTGTAGAAGCTTGGACTGCTGAATATTTCTGAATTTTAGAATAAGTTTAGTTTTTTTCCTTAACAGATCATCTTGAAATGTGATGAGAACCCTCAAAATGTACCACTTATCTGGAAATTGTTTGTTCAAGTATAGTAAATCATAAATAGCGATCCTTGTATAGTATGCAACATTTTTCATCCTGTCAAGTTACAGATGCAGACTAATTTCTTGATGAGCTGAACATATTGAGCAATTTACACAGGCCCAGAAGCAGGAGGAGCTTCCCGAACATGTATTGTGCAGTGTAAGGCTAAACAAAATTGATTTTCTTGATAATGGGCAAATACCGACGCTCTTGCCTTGTGACGACGACTGACAATTGAACTAGCATCAAGTTAACTGGAACTGTTGTTTTGGTCAAGACCTGTCATATTCACTCGCAAGTTCAGTCCCTTGAAGCTTGAGCTCG
Proteins encoded:
- the LOC133906307 gene encoding uncharacterized protein LOC133906307, with product MGACVSSSKKRRSQRLCCIYRRYRGKVLSNAPIVRASDVENFTASGEVVHVGTSAATRRRSDGSNVTFHLTQLQWHHSELDTENGNVVCQEEAWFDSVSILGSDSDEDFSSVNGDLPAMSNSAGTQLMQCEDASSIADAIQKLEWIFDGSSVAQAVGQYLKRDSNKMDRSRQADVQDGDRPKIASPEACDVSSGKVEDGKTRNEGIKILTKLRKGEDPCSTLKSFKDGEKAHESIFKSLTPVCTPRHANKVQPLAVASPRGQKKKSAVVRLSFKRQSFEGEQTTEICSSRRYLIRPRAGLLVPQANEKSSEGCWSVLEPSTFKLRGESFFKDKKKSPAPGSSPYTPIGVDIFMSPRKIHHIAQHIELPSVKSNEKIPSLLIVNIQMPTYPAAMFLGDSDGEGINLVLYFKLNDNFEKEISPQFHDSIKRLVNDEIEKVKGFPLDSTVPYRERLKILAGLVNPDDMNLSSAERKLVQAYNEKPVLSRPQHSFYVGSNYLEIDLDVHRFSFISRKGLEAFRERLKHGVIDLGLTIQAQKQEELPEHVLCSVRLNKIDFLDNGQIPTLLPCDDD